From one Microbacter margulisiae genomic stretch:
- a CDS encoding glycoside hydrolase family 127 protein, translated as MKIKLLLLTIVLTFFVGISDLFSQNKLYPNEFPLKDVKLLDGPFKHARDLNIQTLLQYNVDRLLAPYRKAAGLKPKAPSYPNWIGLDGHIGGHYLSAISMNYAATGNIECKKRLEYMISELKICQDSNAVKYPDWGVGYVGGVPDGNKIWPQIKAGHVEMIWKGWVPWYNVHKMFAGLRDAWLYAGNKEAKTMFLKFCDWAVNLTAGLSDAQMEDMLRDEYGGMNEVLADAYQMTGNKKYLYTAKRFSQKFLLNPLAAGHDILDNLHANTQSAKSVGFERVAEVSGDSTYVKAAAFYWSTVINHRTLALGGSGLQEFFPSAQKCIGYIHSVEGPETCNTYNMLKITEDLFRDHPLAKYADYYERALYNNILSAQNPDNGGYVYFTPTRPRSYRVYSAPNEAMWCCVGTGMEDHSKYNEFIYTHQNDSLYLNLFIASELNWEKKGIEIKQETSFPDEGKTMLVVIKGTAHFTLMVRYPSWVAPNLLRITVNGRDIPYVNKPSSYIAIARNWSAGDRVIVTLPMRNTIEQLPNVPDYFAFMHGPILLGAKTGTEDLAGLIAGDGRWGHIPSGKMLPLNKAPIIVTDHRSEIADKLIPVKNKPCFFTFRGLKIMNPVKNMELEPFYKIHDARYMMYWMVLSKAQYHHVVDSISSAEAKMLALAKRTVDFVQPGQQQPEVDHAMKFSNSSSGTFQNRFWRAAKDGGYFSYLLSTNGDRNLALIVTYRGNEFENQNIDIYIDGQKLVSKAGTKTAYQEKFVKVVYPIPYLMIKGKSHIRVKFQAPPQSASNAVYDIRLVREKKGAGI; from the coding sequence ATGAAAATAAAACTATTACTGCTGACTATTGTTCTTACGTTCTTTGTTGGGATATCAGACTTGTTTTCGCAAAATAAACTGTATCCTAATGAATTCCCTTTGAAAGATGTGAAACTATTGGACGGACCGTTTAAACATGCCCGTGACCTCAATATTCAGACGCTATTGCAATATAATGTCGATCGATTGTTGGCTCCTTACCGAAAGGCGGCCGGATTAAAACCCAAAGCTCCAAGCTATCCGAACTGGATTGGGCTTGACGGGCATATTGGTGGGCATTATTTATCAGCGATATCAATGAATTATGCTGCCACCGGCAATATTGAATGTAAAAAACGACTGGAGTATATGATTTCGGAGCTCAAAATCTGCCAGGATTCAAATGCCGTAAAATATCCCGATTGGGGAGTTGGGTATGTAGGAGGTGTTCCGGATGGCAACAAAATTTGGCCGCAAATTAAAGCGGGTCATGTAGAAATGATATGGAAGGGATGGGTTCCCTGGTATAATGTGCATAAGATGTTTGCGGGCTTACGGGATGCATGGCTATATGCTGGTAATAAAGAAGCAAAAACTATGTTTTTGAAATTCTGCGATTGGGCTGTCAATCTTACTGCCGGATTATCTGATGCCCAGATGGAAGATATGTTGCGGGACGAATACGGAGGAATGAATGAGGTTTTGGCCGATGCTTATCAAATGACAGGCAATAAAAAATATTTATATACAGCTAAGAGGTTCTCTCAAAAATTCCTGTTGAACCCATTGGCCGCAGGTCATGATATCCTTGACAACCTGCATGCGAATACCCAGAGCGCTAAAAGTGTTGGTTTTGAGAGAGTAGCTGAGGTAAGCGGTGATTCAACTTACGTAAAAGCAGCCGCTTTCTATTGGTCGACAGTTATTAATCACCGTACGTTAGCTCTGGGAGGAAGTGGGTTGCAGGAATTTTTTCCTTCTGCTCAAAAATGCATTGGCTATATCCACAGTGTTGAAGGTCCCGAGACTTGTAATACATATAATATGCTGAAAATAACGGAGGATCTATTTAGGGATCATCCTTTGGCAAAGTATGCCGATTATTATGAGCGAGCGCTGTATAACAATATCCTGTCTGCGCAAAATCCTGATAATGGAGGGTATGTGTATTTCACTCCTACACGTCCCCGCAGTTATCGGGTTTATTCTGCCCCCAACGAAGCCATGTGGTGTTGTGTTGGTACCGGAATGGAAGACCATAGTAAATACAATGAGTTTATTTATACACATCAGAATGATTCTTTATATCTAAACCTTTTTATTGCATCAGAGCTCAACTGGGAGAAAAAAGGAATTGAAATCAAACAGGAAACTTCTTTCCCCGATGAAGGTAAGACGATGTTAGTAGTTATTAAAGGGACAGCTCATTTTACTCTGATGGTGCGGTATCCGTCGTGGGTGGCTCCCAATTTATTGAGGATTACAGTTAATGGCCGAGATATTCCCTATGTTAACAAGCCATCTTCGTATATTGCAATTGCTCGTAATTGGTCGGCAGGTGATCGCGTGATTGTTACGCTTCCTATGCGTAATACAATTGAACAATTGCCAAATGTGCCTGATTATTTTGCCTTTATGCATGGCCCTATTTTACTTGGGGCAAAAACAGGAACGGAAGATTTAGCGGGATTAATTGCCGGTGATGGTCGCTGGGGACATATTCCGAGTGGAAAAATGTTGCCTTTGAATAAAGCTCCTATAATTGTTACCGACCATCGTTCTGAGATTGCCGATAAATTGATCCCCGTAAAAAATAAACCCTGTTTCTTTACTTTCCGTGGTCTTAAGATTATGAATCCGGTAAAGAATATGGAACTTGAGCCTTTTTATAAGATTCATGATGCCAGGTATATGATGTATTGGATGGTCTTGTCTAAAGCGCAGTATCATCATGTGGTTGACTCCATTTCGTCTGCAGAGGCTAAAATGTTAGCTTTAGCAAAACGTACAGTTGATTTTGTACAGCCAGGTCAGCAACAACCTGAAGTCGACCATGCAATGAAATTCTCAAACTCATCGTCGGGTACATTCCAGAACAGATTTTGGCGTGCTGCAAAAGACGGAGGTTACTTTAGTTATCTTTTGTCAACAAATGGCGATCGTAATTTAGCATTGATAGTAACTTACAGGGGAAACGAATTTGAGAATCAAAATATTGATATTTATATTGATGGCCAGAAATTGGTGTCGAAGGCCGGCACTAAAACGGCATATCAAGAGAAGTTTGTGAAAGTGGTATACCCCATTCCTTATTTGATGATAAAAGGCAAAAGTCACATTCGGGTGAAATTTCAGGCGCCTCCGCAAAGTGCCAGTAATGCTGTTTATGACATCCGTCTGGTTCGGGAGAAAAAGGGAGCAGGCATATAA
- a CDS encoding family 43 glycosylhydrolase: protein MNSLRINKNILRIIITLCVLPLALKASAWVGEPLPRLHVDGRYLKDPHGNIVNLHGFAQTYSPWFNEEGKYWTNYDVTGCLNYNKGLIDKILAAGWKMNFIRLHMDPYWSNTPGVSVSGESDISAFDFNRFKTYLDEVFIPMAEYAISKGLYVIMRPPGVCPDTIAVGDAYYKYLIKVWGYVAQQSALKNNPDVMFELANEPITILGTDGNYSSTSQASFDNLKKYFQAIVDTIRASADNILWVPGLGYQSQYQGYAVNPIEGDNIGYAVHMYPGWFNSGSGYAAFQAGWDAQVKPVANFAPIVVTEMDWAPAKYNSSWGKDITGIAGGAGFGANFKKITDASGNVSWLLFTTPDLLAKFDSTNVAKPGDTTFLNDPEACPWPCFHWFEDYAKVNYPRPDFQYQSHSDNGDGTYTNPLIFGDFPDPDVIRVGDTYYMVTTTMFIFPGATILKSHDLVNWEYCCNPLEKIENTPCYNLDGCNRYGHGQWASSLKYHNGTFYVLFTTLDEGSYLLTATNPAGPWVKKKLTGSFYDPGLFFDDDNKAYVVYGIDKLHIAQLDTAFNVVKDQAITYGTIESGIDNSGTEGSHLYKINGYYYIYSTTGGYYATQVAYRSASIFGPYDEKVVFNSDRIHQGALIQTQTGEWWTILFADKGAYGRFPTLQPVTWIDNWPIVGVNGSAVTTYTKPNVGNKEYLVTNLPTNDNFRNYQLGMQWGWNHNPDNSKWSLTERSGYLRLRTVSVVDSFMQARNTLTQRIFGYPSDLSHSYGTIKMSIAKMMEGDVAGLGVFQSPYAYIGVKVINGEKTLIEENNHVQTLGPVIADSVIYLRAIANYNTSQASFYYSLDNTTYTPFGTDLNMQYNLSIFTGNKFCIFNFATVQTGGYVDVDWFSTEKNFSEDEFYDNSFTGYSKDALTMDSLEIEGSNALELLTGSTSSLTVNALYADGHKEDISDGATYSNPHPEIAKIINGQVISEADGVDTITIGYQDALGDQKYADLYVTSSTFPLKNGLFNPSIYAQGTFNAGTHTLVTGQYGFGGWSYSAGVNLSGYKYLIAKLGADNNSGVSFRLFDEDNYWSDAAEYNFGNNRQVVVDIANAHKSNSGAALDPSHIYIAGFWSYGNSPIVIDTVFLSNSDSAAPISVVPDNKPNGNDIVDVYTIMGIRIRSQVKRSQATTGLPDGLYIVGRKKVFVINRN, encoded by the coding sequence ATGAATAGTTTGAGAATAAATAAGAATATACTAAGAATCATTATCACTTTGTGTGTTCTGCCTCTTGCTTTAAAAGCAAGTGCATGGGTAGGAGAACCTCTTCCAAGGTTGCATGTTGATGGGAGATACCTGAAAGACCCTCATGGCAATATTGTGAACTTACACGGTTTTGCCCAGACATACTCACCGTGGTTCAATGAAGAGGGAAAATATTGGACCAATTATGATGTTACCGGATGCCTGAACTATAACAAAGGTTTAATTGATAAGATTTTAGCTGCCGGTTGGAAGATGAATTTCATACGATTGCACATGGATCCGTATTGGTCGAATACACCAGGCGTATCTGTGAGCGGCGAAAGTGATATATCTGCGTTTGATTTCAATAGATTTAAAACTTATCTGGATGAAGTATTTATCCCTATGGCAGAATATGCCATATCAAAAGGATTGTATGTCATCATGCGCCCACCGGGTGTTTGTCCGGATACAATAGCTGTAGGTGATGCTTATTACAAATACCTTATCAAGGTTTGGGGATATGTAGCGCAACAATCGGCACTGAAGAACAATCCGGATGTTATGTTTGAGCTGGCAAACGAGCCCATAACCATACTTGGAACAGATGGTAATTACAGTTCAACTTCGCAAGCAAGCTTCGATAATTTGAAGAAATATTTTCAGGCTATTGTCGATACTATACGGGCCAGTGCAGATAATATCCTTTGGGTTCCAGGACTGGGATATCAATCACAATATCAGGGATACGCAGTAAATCCTATCGAGGGTGACAATATCGGTTATGCCGTACATATGTATCCGGGTTGGTTCAACAGCGGTAGTGGTTATGCTGCTTTTCAAGCCGGATGGGATGCCCAGGTCAAACCGGTAGCTAATTTTGCACCCATAGTCGTTACCGAAATGGATTGGGCTCCCGCAAAGTACAATTCATCATGGGGAAAAGATATTACCGGCATTGCTGGTGGAGCTGGCTTTGGAGCCAATTTTAAGAAAATCACTGATGCTTCCGGTAATGTGAGTTGGCTTCTTTTTACAACTCCTGATCTGCTTGCTAAATTTGATTCTACCAATGTGGCTAAACCCGGAGACACGACCTTCCTCAACGATCCGGAAGCCTGTCCATGGCCATGTTTCCATTGGTTTGAGGATTATGCAAAGGTAAATTATCCGAGACCTGATTTTCAATATCAATCGCACAGTGATAATGGGGATGGTACCTATACCAATCCGTTGATATTCGGTGATTTTCCTGATCCTGATGTCATCCGGGTCGGCGATACGTATTATATGGTGACGACTACTATGTTCATATTTCCGGGAGCGACTATCCTGAAATCCCATGATTTGGTCAATTGGGAATATTGTTGTAATCCGTTGGAAAAAATAGAAAATACACCCTGTTATAATCTGGATGGGTGCAACCGCTACGGGCATGGGCAATGGGCTAGTAGTCTGAAATATCACAATGGAACTTTCTATGTATTGTTTACAACCCTGGACGAAGGAAGTTACCTGTTAACGGCTACCAATCCGGCAGGGCCATGGGTAAAGAAGAAACTGACGGGTTCTTTTTATGATCCTGGACTCTTTTTTGACGACGATAACAAAGCGTATGTGGTGTATGGTATCGATAAATTACATATAGCTCAACTTGACACTGCGTTCAATGTAGTGAAAGATCAGGCCATAACTTATGGTACCATCGAATCTGGAATAGATAACTCAGGAACAGAAGGGAGCCATCTGTATAAAATTAACGGTTATTACTATATTTATTCTACAACAGGAGGCTATTATGCTACTCAAGTGGCTTACCGGTCAGCTTCTATTTTCGGACCTTACGACGAAAAAGTGGTCTTTAACAGTGATCGCATCCATCAGGGCGCTTTAATTCAGACGCAGACCGGAGAGTGGTGGACGATCCTGTTTGCCGATAAAGGAGCATATGGGCGATTCCCAACTTTACAACCTGTAACCTGGATAGATAACTGGCCGATCGTTGGGGTCAACGGAAGCGCTGTTACTACTTATACGAAACCCAATGTGGGCAATAAAGAATATCTGGTTACCAATCTCCCGACAAATGATAATTTCAGAAATTACCAGTTGGGTATGCAATGGGGATGGAATCATAATCCTGACAACTCGAAATGGTCTCTGACCGAGCGATCAGGATATCTTCGATTGAGAACCGTTAGTGTTGTTGACAGTTTTATGCAGGCAAGAAATACCCTTACACAACGGATTTTCGGATATCCTTCCGATTTATCGCATTCCTACGGAACAATTAAAATGAGTATTGCTAAAATGATGGAAGGGGATGTGGCAGGTTTAGGTGTATTTCAGTCTCCCTATGCTTATATCGGAGTCAAAGTGATTAACGGGGAAAAAACGTTGATTGAGGAAAATAACCATGTTCAAACACTTGGTCCTGTCATTGCCGATTCGGTGATATATCTACGGGCAATAGCGAACTATAATACCAGTCAGGCCAGCTTCTACTATAGCCTTGATAATACAACCTATACCCCATTTGGAACCGATTTGAATATGCAATACAACCTATCCATATTTACCGGTAATAAGTTTTGTATTTTCAATTTTGCTACTGTTCAAACTGGGGGATATGTGGATGTAGACTGGTTTTCTACTGAGAAAAATTTTTCTGAGGATGAATTTTATGATAATTCATTTACAGGATACAGTAAAGACGCACTTACCATGGATTCGCTGGAGATCGAAGGAAGTAATGCTTTGGAATTGCTAACCGGGAGTACGTCAAGCTTAACTGTTAATGCTCTTTATGCGGATGGTCATAAAGAAGATATAAGTGATGGAGCAACCTATTCTAATCCTCATCCTGAGATTGCCAAAATTATTAATGGACAAGTCATTTCCGAAGCCGATGGCGTTGATACGATAACAATAGGTTATCAAGATGCATTGGGAGATCAAAAATATGCTGATTTATACGTCACTTCATCAACTTTTCCCTTAAAAAATGGATTGTTTAATCCTTCTATTTATGCGCAGGGAACCTTTAATGCAGGTACACATACGTTAGTTACCGGACAATACGGTTTTGGAGGATGGAGCTATAGTGCCGGAGTGAATTTGTCAGGATATAAATATTTGATTGCAAAACTGGGAGCTGACAATAATAGCGGTGTGTCATTCCGCTTGTTTGATGAAGATAATTACTGGTCAGATGCAGCGGAATATAATTTCGGAAATAATCGACAGGTAGTCGTCGATATAGCCAATGCACATAAAAGCAATTCTGGTGCAGCACTGGATCCCAGTCATATCTATATTGCCGGATTCTGGTCGTATGGGAATAGTCCCATTGTAATTGATACCGTATTTCTGTCTAACTCAGATTCAGCGGCGCCGATCAGTGTCGTTCCGGATAATAAACCTAACGGCAATGATATTGTGGATGTATATACCATCATGGGAATCAGGATTCGGTCGCAGGTCAAAAGATCACAAGCAACAACAGGTCTTCCTGATGGCTTATATATCGTTGGAAGAAAAAAGGTTTTTGTTATCAATAGAAATTAG
- a CDS encoding alpha/beta hydrolase-fold protein, whose protein sequence is MKQRIFFLIVIFVISLNANSQTVTSAPFGFDVVRASIPHGKIDTVYYKSKTVGTTRRALVYTPPGYSKNKKYPVLYLLHGIGGDEFEWLNNGHPQVILDNLYAEKKIVPMIVVLPNGRAMKDDRPVGNIYSADKVQAFAAFEKDLLHDLIPFIEKNYPVLKDREHRAIAGLSMGGGQALNFGLGNLDKFAWVGAFSPAPNTEQPEELVPNPEKAKEQLKLLWISCGDKDGLITFSRRTHDYLRANNVPHIYYIDHGYHDWNVWKHSLYMFSQLLFKPVDPSAFPEISDAGRPVETDVRGARYPQILPDGRAIFRIKAPEAHNVQLDLGKRYNMTKDSEGVWEVTTDSLSEGFHYYSLIIDGVAVADPASETFYGMGRMASGFEVPFKGDGFYEVRNVPHGDIRIKRYYSTVTNTWREIYLYTPPGYDENVSEKYPVLYILHGGGEDERGWAMQGKADLILDNLIAEKKAVPMILVMVDGNMPLPPFGEDILKSFDAELKQCVIPFVQKNYRVKTDAQDRALAGLSMGGIQTLYAGINNTQLFSYLGVFSSGWILPMQSNIANEQYRFMAKNAGMINNNLKLLWIAVGGKEDIAYNNCQTMLSKFNKMNIRYQYYEYPGGHTWPVWRNDLFHFAQLIFK, encoded by the coding sequence ATGAAACAACGAATCTTTTTTTTAATAGTCATATTCGTAATTAGCTTAAATGCTAATTCACAGACTGTAACGTCAGCGCCATTTGGCTTTGATGTAGTACGTGCTAGTATACCGCACGGAAAAATAGATACTGTTTATTACAAATCGAAAACGGTCGGAACAACACGCCGGGCTCTTGTTTATACTCCACCGGGATATTCAAAGAATAAAAAGTATCCCGTACTTTATCTGTTACATGGTATAGGTGGAGATGAATTTGAGTGGCTAAACAATGGCCATCCGCAGGTGATTCTTGACAATTTGTATGCGGAAAAGAAAATCGTACCTATGATTGTAGTACTTCCTAATGGCAGAGCTATGAAAGATGACCGCCCGGTTGGAAATATTTATAGTGCTGATAAAGTACAGGCATTTGCCGCGTTTGAAAAAGATTTGCTTCACGATTTGATCCCTTTTATTGAAAAAAACTATCCGGTACTGAAGGATCGTGAACATCGTGCCATTGCAGGCTTATCGATGGGCGGTGGACAAGCATTGAATTTTGGATTAGGGAACTTGGATAAGTTTGCATGGGTAGGCGCTTTTTCCCCTGCGCCTAATACAGAACAACCGGAAGAATTAGTCCCTAATCCGGAAAAAGCAAAAGAGCAATTGAAATTGTTATGGATATCGTGTGGAGATAAAGATGGTTTGATTACGTTCAGCAGACGTACACACGATTACCTGAGAGCCAATAATGTTCCCCATATTTATTACATTGATCATGGTTATCATGATTGGAACGTATGGAAGCATAGTTTGTACATGTTCTCGCAATTGTTATTTAAGCCGGTTGATCCTTCCGCTTTTCCAGAGATAAGTGATGCCGGCAGACCAGTTGAAACAGATGTGCGAGGCGCAAGATACCCTCAAATATTACCCGATGGTAGGGCTATATTTCGTATTAAAGCGCCAGAAGCACATAATGTTCAGCTCGATTTAGGGAAAAGATACAACATGACGAAAGACAGCGAAGGCGTTTGGGAAGTCACCACCGATTCGCTAAGCGAAGGGTTCCATTATTACTCGTTGATTATTGATGGCGTAGCTGTGGCGGATCCTGCCAGTGAAACCTTTTATGGGATGGGCCGTATGGCAAGTGGATTTGAAGTTCCTTTTAAAGGTGATGGGTTTTATGAAGTGAGAAATGTTCCGCATGGCGATATTCGTATCAAGCGTTATTATTCGACCGTCACAAATACCTGGCGTGAGATCTATTTGTACACTCCTCCGGGCTATGATGAAAATGTCAGTGAAAAATATCCGGTATTATATATCCTTCATGGAGGAGGTGAAGATGAGCGTGGTTGGGCTATGCAAGGGAAAGCAGATTTAATCCTCGACAACCTGATTGCTGAGAAAAAGGCCGTTCCAATGATTTTAGTCATGGTGGACGGCAATATGCCTTTACCTCCATTCGGAGAAGATATCTTAAAATCTTTTGATGCTGAGTTGAAACAATGTGTCATTCCATTTGTTCAAAAGAATTATCGTGTTAAAACGGATGCTCAGGACCGGGCTCTTGCCGGATTGTCGATGGGAGGCATACAAACTCTTTATGCCGGCATCAACAATACACAGTTGTTTTCTTATTTGGGCGTATTTAGTTCCGGATGGATACTTCCGATGCAAAGCAATATTGCAAATGAACAATACCGGTTCATGGCAAAAAATGCTGGCATGATCAATAATAACCTGAAATTGCTATGGATTGCCGTAGGTGGCAAGGAAGATATTGCGTACAACAATTGCCAGACGATGCTTTCGAAATTTAATAAAATGAATATCCGGTATCAATATTATGAATATCCGGGAGGACATACATGGCCAGTTTGGAGGAATGACCTTTTTCATTTTGCTCAACTCATATTCAAATAA
- a CDS encoding sialate O-acetylesterase — protein MKIKLFALVGLLLFSMNAFSQDPNFYIFLCFGQSNMEGHARFEPQDTTVNSRFQVMEAVNCPDLGRKMGHWYPAVPPLCRCHTGLTPADYFGRTMVANLPKNIKVGVIDVAVGGCKIELFDKNNYQAYVKTAPDWMVYMIKRYDGDPYARLVEMAKIAEKDGVIKGILLHQGESNTGDQEWPLKVKGVYDNLIKDLNLNPGSVPLLAGEVVSKGEGGACASMNAIIDKLPETIPNSYVISSDGCPGISDHLHFTAEGYRIFGRRYAVKMLSLLGYKINNRK, from the coding sequence ATGAAAATCAAATTATTTGCACTCGTAGGATTATTATTGTTCAGTATGAACGCTTTTTCGCAAGATCCGAATTTTTATATTTTTCTATGTTTTGGACAATCAAACATGGAAGGTCATGCACGGTTTGAACCGCAAGATACTACTGTAAATAGTCGCTTCCAGGTTATGGAAGCTGTCAATTGTCCAGATCTTGGGAGGAAAATGGGGCATTGGTACCCGGCTGTTCCTCCGTTGTGCAGATGCCATACAGGCCTGACGCCTGCAGATTATTTTGGTAGAACAATGGTTGCCAACCTCCCCAAGAATATTAAAGTGGGAGTGATCGATGTCGCTGTTGGGGGGTGTAAAATCGAATTGTTCGACAAAAATAATTACCAGGCTTACGTTAAAACAGCTCCTGACTGGATGGTGTATATGATAAAAAGATATGATGGAGATCCTTATGCCCGCCTTGTTGAAATGGCTAAGATAGCAGAGAAAGACGGAGTGATTAAAGGAATCCTTTTACATCAGGGTGAATCAAATACCGGAGATCAGGAATGGCCATTAAAAGTTAAAGGCGTATATGATAACCTCATAAAAGATCTGAATCTGAATCCCGGTTCTGTTCCCCTGTTAGCCGGAGAGGTTGTTAGTAAAGGTGAGGGTGGTGCCTGCGCCAGCATGAATGCTATTATAGACAAGCTTCCGGAAACGATTCCCAATTCCTATGTCATCTCATCCGATGGTTGTCCTGGTATATCCGACCATCTCCATTTTACAGCAGAAGGGTATCGGATATTTGGAAGACGATATGCTGTGAAGATGCTTTCGCTGTTGGGGTATAAAATCAATAATCGCAAGTAG
- a CDS encoding GH39 family glycosyl hydrolase has protein sequence MNHKLPYIIWILVGFFATVSAQQERLIRIDYNQVTGAFNTMYKECVGAGRANEGLRADWQEQLATARKACGFKYIRMHGLLDDDMGVYKTGRNGEPEYNYQYIDVLYDYLLSIGMKPFVELGFMPSALASGDKTIFWYRGNVTPPKDYARWAELIRHLVLHFTQRYGADEVKTWYFEVWNEPNLYNGFWTGSQADYFKLYKYTAEAIKSVNKDYRVGGPATAGAAWVPDMIDYCYRDQVPLDFISTHSYGVNQGYLDQYGNTGTVLSKDPKSVSGDIIKTRQQISESPMPHLQLHYTEWSSSYTPSDPIHDSYHEAAYILEKIKQTGDAANSMSYWTFTDIFEEAGPRFRPFHGGFGLMNYEGIKKPAFYAYDYLNKLGKTELADKDSSSWACRDDKGGIQVLFWNYTYTLPDSTNDQQYYIRNLPSKPAGKVKVELTDVPEGTYCLELYQIGYHVNDAYTTYLEMGKPNQLTRQEVAAIKQIDNGSPVRKEIVQVSAGGTFFRELNMRQNDVYLVTLKKVN, from the coding sequence ATGAATCATAAATTGCCGTATATTATCTGGATACTGGTAGGATTTTTTGCAACAGTATCCGCCCAGCAGGAAAGGCTTATCCGGATAGATTACAACCAGGTAACAGGGGCTTTCAATACCATGTACAAGGAATGCGTGGGCGCAGGCCGTGCCAACGAAGGATTACGGGCTGACTGGCAGGAACAACTGGCAACGGCAAGAAAAGCATGCGGGTTCAAATACATCCGCATGCACGGGCTGTTGGATGACGACATGGGCGTTTACAAAACAGGTAGGAACGGGGAGCCTGAATACAACTATCAATACATCGATGTGTTGTATGACTACCTGTTGAGCATTGGGATGAAACCCTTTGTGGAACTTGGGTTTATGCCTTCAGCCCTGGCCAGTGGCGATAAAACCATATTCTGGTACAGGGGTAATGTGACTCCCCCAAAAGATTATGCAAGATGGGCAGAGCTGATCCGCCACCTGGTACTCCATTTCACCCAGCGCTACGGAGCCGATGAAGTCAAAACATGGTACTTTGAAGTATGGAATGAGCCCAACCTGTACAATGGGTTCTGGACAGGCAGCCAGGCCGACTATTTCAAATTGTATAAATACACGGCAGAAGCCATCAAAAGCGTCAATAAGGATTACCGGGTCGGAGGCCCCGCCACCGCCGGAGCAGCATGGGTACCTGACATGATAGACTATTGCTACAGGGACCAGGTACCGTTGGATTTTATCAGTACCCACAGCTATGGCGTAAACCAGGGCTATTTAGACCAATACGGCAATACAGGCACCGTATTGAGCAAAGACCCCAAGAGCGTGAGCGGAGACATCATCAAGACCCGGCAACAAATAAGCGAGTCACCCATGCCCCATTTACAACTCCACTATACGGAATGGAGTTCCTCCTATACACCCTCCGATCCCATCCATGACAGCTACCATGAGGCTGCTTATATTCTGGAAAAGATTAAACAGACAGGAGATGCAGCTAATAGCATGTCTTATTGGACCTTCACCGATATCTTTGAAGAAGCAGGGCCAAGATTCAGGCCTTTCCATGGGGGATTTGGGCTGATGAATTATGAAGGCATCAAGAAACCGGCATTTTACGCCTATGACTATCTGAACAAGCTTGGAAAGACAGAACTGGCAGATAAGGACAGCTCCTCCTGGGCATGCAGGGATGACAAGGGTGGTATTCAGGTGCTCTTCTGGAATTACACCTACACCTTACCCGATTCCACCAATGACCAGCAGTATTATATCCGCAACCTGCCCTCCAAGCCGGCCGGAAAGGTCAAAGTGGAACTGACAGATGTTCCCGAAGGCACTTATTGCCTTGAACTCTACCAGATCGGTTATCATGTGAACGATGCCTACACCACCTATCTGGAAATGGGGAAACCGAACCAGTTGACAAGGCAGGAAGTGGCGGCGATAAAACAGATTGATAACGGTTCGCCGGTTCGCAAGGAGATTGTCCAGGTTTCAGCAGGCGGAACATTCTTCCGGGAGCTGAACATGCGGCAAAATGATGTCTATCTGGTAACCCTGAAGAAAGTGAATTAA